A genomic window from Nocardioides rotundus includes:
- the istB gene encoding IS21-like element helper ATPase IstB has translation MATRSTTRTTTKPKTGRDVTSELEYLTRALKAPTLRESVERLAERAREESWTHEEFLAACLQREVSARESHGGEGRIRAARFPSRKSLEDFDYDHARGLKRETIAHLGTLDFVAAKENVVLLGPPGTGKTHLATGLAIRACQAGHRVLFATASQWVDRLAEAHHAGKLQDELRKLVRYPVLVIDEVGYIPFEPEAANLFFQLISSRYERASLIVTSNKNFARWGEVFGDDTVAAAMIDRLVHHAEVIALKGDSYRLKNRELGRVPAAVNEENQ, from the coding sequence ATGGCCACCAGGTCGACCACCAGAACCACGACGAAGCCGAAGACCGGGCGAGACGTCACCAGCGAGTTGGAGTACCTGACCCGGGCGTTGAAGGCACCCACCCTGCGGGAGTCGGTCGAGCGGCTGGCCGAGCGTGCCAGGGAGGAGTCATGGACCCATGAGGAGTTCCTGGCCGCCTGCCTGCAACGCGAGGTGTCGGCCCGGGAGTCCCACGGCGGCGAGGGACGGATCCGCGCCGCCCGCTTTCCCAGCCGCAAGAGCTTGGAGGACTTCGACTACGACCACGCCCGTGGTCTGAAGCGGGAGACGATCGCGCACCTGGGCACCTTGGACTTCGTCGCCGCCAAGGAGAACGTCGTGCTGCTCGGCCCGCCCGGGACCGGGAAGACCCATCTGGCCACCGGATTGGCGATCCGCGCTTGCCAGGCCGGACACCGCGTCCTGTTCGCCACCGCGTCCCAGTGGGTCGACCGGCTTGCTGAGGCCCACCACGCCGGCAAACTCCAAGACGAACTCCGCAAGCTGGTGCGCTACCCGGTGCTGGTCATCGACGAGGTCGGCTACATCCCCTTCGAACCCGAAGCCGCCAACCTGTTCTTCCAACTCATCTCATCCCGCTACGAACGCGCCAGCCTGATCGTCACGTCCAACAAGAACTTCGCCCGCTGGGGCGAGGTCTTCGGCGACGACACCGTCGCCGCGGCCATGATCGACCGGCTCGTCCACCACGCCGAGGTCATCGCCTTGAAGGGCGACTCCTACCGGCTGAAGAACCGAGAACTCGGCCGCGTCCCCGCGGCCGTCAACGAAGAGAACCAGTAA